The following coding sequences are from one Pseudomonadota bacterium window:
- a CDS encoding polymer-forming cytoskeletal protein — protein MSDDNDPSGASLPPFGRISVFGDRGSLFGNRASVLGDAAGREAEGHRSSVLAARSSLLGERLGVFGERLSLLDPGAEQFRQAGERESWWGGRSSIVSGDRDSIGFGERTSIVLGERTTIIVEDDNVVVIEQPAPPVTRRGLSLVGWIVTGPLAALLFGACMQGGSVRRAPGAPNTVPIACVDLDGDGYGAGCALGSDCDDTDPAQGRQCHQCVRLAEGCECGHGTAPVSCKLAPSTTGDGLTICHAGKRYCREGTWTGCEGVQSYLAADHEPSALVDPDTGVEQCDACSPKCFRVRDYLDPVPEGLTAANSRNVAWSEGGGLVLKPGGGDLPEAVCPPYHEFCEQGCVSVADNPAHCGDCGVACASGEVCSAGACKATCETGLSPCGNSCINTLTSNAHCGGCGSACGAGLGCVAGSCVALRLPPPDPEAELGDPISVAALSQNLCAGSLARQVFTHALCACGGVEVSGPLVADAYDSRTGPYLPNGLGGHVGLNQGRFTAAQPVEIWGDLTHASHQELELGDEARVHRDLRVAGTATIGSSLQVAGDMYVAGDIRAENLDVSGTLHKSSSALLDGSIRYGRLETEAVAVATPCGTCARGPVVVPAIVQPRKHHNDNDRIGLSADLIKDTSTRMRIDLPAGHYYLDEITSGAELTLVAHGRVALYIAGNVDLGAAAYFDLEPGAELDMFVGGELRARDRLFLGNPNYPAMLRLYIGGPTGRSHLSDFSGDTVIAGSLFAANPTRVTFSGRLELFGAASVGHFEASNDVKIHFDRMIERGGSCLATAPSAPTYTAGSYWQDIDSRKCRGTERPDWSDLMYSADMPDGTEIVFEACSADEAQDTGHCSLTTVARVQAGGPCRSDADCSVRSSDGSCIAGVCQYLTGNACLVDKECGSGATCHDGVCEYIEPPADIGVAIGRANNFLKHARIKATLKPDSAGARTPKLNQWSASYECLPIN, from the coding sequence ATGAGCGACGACAACGACCCCAGCGGCGCATCCCTCCCACCTTTCGGGCGGATCAGCGTCTTTGGGGACCGTGGCAGCCTATTCGGTAACCGTGCCAGCGTCTTGGGTGACGCGGCCGGCCGTGAAGCCGAAGGGCACCGTAGCAGCGTGCTCGCTGCTCGCAGCAGCTTGCTCGGGGAGCGACTCGGCGTGTTTGGTGAGCGGCTCAGCCTGCTCGATCCCGGCGCCGAGCAGTTCAGGCAGGCGGGCGAGCGCGAAAGCTGGTGGGGCGGCCGATCGAGCATCGTAAGCGGCGACCGAGACAGCATCGGTTTCGGGGAGCGCACGAGCATCGTGCTGGGCGAGCGTACGACGATCATCGTCGAGGACGACAACGTGGTCGTGATCGAGCAGCCCGCACCCCCGGTTACCCGGCGCGGCCTGTCCTTGGTCGGCTGGATCGTCACGGGGCCGCTCGCCGCGCTGCTCTTTGGCGCCTGCATGCAGGGTGGCTCTGTCCGCCGGGCGCCCGGCGCGCCGAACACGGTTCCGATCGCGTGCGTGGACCTGGACGGCGACGGCTACGGCGCAGGCTGCGCGCTCGGAAGCGACTGCGACGACACGGACCCCGCCCAGGGACGCCAGTGCCATCAGTGCGTACGCCTCGCCGAAGGCTGCGAGTGCGGCCACGGCACTGCACCGGTCAGCTGCAAGCTGGCGCCCAGCACGACCGGCGACGGGCTCACAATCTGCCATGCGGGCAAGCGCTACTGCCGAGAGGGAACATGGACCGGCTGCGAAGGAGTGCAAAGCTACCTGGCGGCTGACCACGAACCGTCGGCCTTGGTGGATCCCGACACGGGCGTCGAACAGTGCGACGCCTGCAGCCCGAAGTGCTTTCGCGTGCGTGATTACCTCGATCCCGTGCCGGAAGGACTCACTGCAGCGAACTCGCGTAATGTTGCGTGGAGCGAAGGCGGGGGACTGGTCCTGAAGCCGGGCGGCGGTGACCTGCCCGAGGCCGTGTGTCCGCCGTATCACGAGTTTTGCGAGCAAGGCTGCGTCTCGGTGGCCGACAATCCGGCTCACTGCGGGGACTGCGGCGTGGCCTGCGCCAGCGGCGAGGTCTGCTCGGCGGGTGCATGCAAGGCGACCTGCGAGACCGGTCTCAGCCCTTGCGGCAACAGCTGCATCAATACACTCACAAGCAACGCACACTGCGGGGGCTGCGGCAGCGCTTGCGGAGCGGGGCTGGGCTGCGTCGCCGGCTCGTGCGTGGCGCTCAGGCTGCCTCCGCCAGACCCGGAGGCGGAGCTGGGCGACCCGATCAGCGTTGCAGCGCTCTCGCAAAACCTGTGCGCAGGCAGCCTGGCCAGGCAAGTCTTCACCCATGCGCTGTGTGCCTGTGGCGGAGTAGAGGTGAGCGGCCCCTTGGTCGCGGACGCCTACGACAGCCGCACGGGGCCTTACCTTCCGAACGGCCTGGGCGGTCACGTCGGTCTGAACCAAGGTCGATTCACGGCAGCGCAGCCGGTCGAGATCTGGGGCGACCTGACGCACGCTTCGCACCAGGAGCTCGAGCTCGGCGACGAAGCTCGCGTGCACCGGGATCTGCGCGTGGCTGGGACCGCCACGATCGGCAGCAGCCTCCAGGTGGCCGGAGACATGTACGTTGCGGGCGATATCAGGGCAGAAAACCTCGATGTCAGCGGTACGCTGCACAAGAGCTCAAGCGCATTGCTCGACGGCAGCATCCGCTACGGGAGACTCGAAACCGAAGCAGTGGCGGTTGCGACGCCGTGCGGCACATGCGCACGCGGGCCCGTGGTAGTGCCGGCCATCGTTCAGCCGCGCAAGCACCACAACGACAACGACCGGATCGGACTCAGCGCGGACCTGATCAAGGACACATCGACCCGCATGCGCATCGATCTGCCCGCCGGCCACTACTATCTCGACGAAATTACAAGCGGCGCAGAGCTCACGCTGGTGGCGCACGGTCGAGTCGCGCTGTACATCGCCGGCAACGTCGATTTGGGTGCTGCCGCCTACTTCGATCTCGAGCCGGGCGCCGAACTGGATATGTTCGTCGGAGGCGAGCTCAGAGCCCGTGACAGGCTCTTTTTGGGCAACCCCAACTACCCGGCAATGCTGCGCCTGTACATCGGAGGCCCTACCGGAAGATCGCACCTAAGCGATTTCTCGGGGGACACCGTGATCGCGGGGAGCCTGTTTGCGGCCAACCCCACCCGGGTCACGTTCTCGGGCCGGCTCGAGCTCTTCGGCGCTGCCTCCGTGGGGCACTTCGAGGCATCGAACGACGTCAAGATCCACTTCGACAGGATGATCGAAAGGGGCGGCTCGTGCCTGGCGACTGCACCGAGTGCGCCCACTTACACTGCCGGAAGCTACTGGCAAGACATCGACAGTCGCAAGTGCCGGGGCACCGAGCGGCCGGACTGGTCGGACCTGATGTACTCGGCGGACATGCCCGATGGAACCGAGATCGTGTTCGAGGCCTGCAGCGCGGACGAGGCGCAGGACACAGGACATTGCAGCTTGACCACGGTAGCCAGGGTGCAGGCCGGCGGACCGTGCAGGAGCGACGCGGACTGCAGCGTTCGCAGCAGCGATGGAAGCTGCATTGCGGGCGTCTGCCAGTACCTGACCGGAAACGCCTGCCTCGTCGACAAGGAGTGCGGCAGCGGCGCCACCTGTCATGATGGTGTGTGCGAGTACATCGAACCTCCTGCCGATATCGGCGTCGCCATCGGCCGCGCCAATAACTTCCTCAAGCACGCTCGCATCAAAGCGACGCTCAAACCCGATTCCGCGGGAGCCAGGACGCCCAAGCTCAATCAGTGGAGCGCCAGCTACGAGTGCCTGCCAATCAACTAG
- a CDS encoding substrate-binding domain-containing protein, with product MTVRTFLVVASLVLSVLIGVVIANGGGGANNGHGAGPSQPTMLIGLAMDTLQEARWQSDRDVFVARAEELGAKVLVQSANSDDVKQMQDVQSLITAGVNVLVLIPHDGTAMAKAVRLAHKAAIPVIAYDRLIRDCELDLYLSFDNVRVGELQAQYLLDTLKPSASNPIRIVRIYGSPADNNSAMFKQGQDNVLEAAIQAGHVSVLFEDWANEWKPTNAKKIVNAALTQHGSDFEAVLASNDGTAGGAIQALLEEGLAGQMLVTGQDADLVAVQRIARGTQSMTIYKPLKTLARGAAEVAVKMATRKPIVARHAVYNGKIDVPAVLFQVVTVRKGNLLDTVIADGFHRYDDVYEGVPEAERPPRPAAKL from the coding sequence ATGACCGTTCGAACGTTCCTGGTGGTGGCGTCCCTCGTGCTGAGCGTGCTCATCGGCGTGGTGATCGCCAATGGAGGCGGCGGCGCGAACAATGGGCACGGCGCAGGCCCCTCGCAACCGACAATGCTGATCGGGCTGGCCATGGATACGCTCCAGGAGGCTCGCTGGCAGAGCGACCGGGACGTGTTCGTGGCTAGGGCCGAAGAGCTGGGCGCGAAGGTGCTCGTTCAGTCAGCCAACTCCGACGACGTCAAGCAGATGCAGGACGTCCAATCGCTGATCACCGCCGGCGTGAACGTGTTGGTCTTGATTCCACACGACGGTACCGCCATGGCAAAAGCTGTGCGGCTGGCGCACAAGGCAGCCATCCCGGTTATCGCGTACGACCGCCTGATCCGCGATTGCGAGCTGGACCTGTACCTATCCTTCGACAACGTGCGCGTAGGCGAGCTGCAAGCGCAGTACCTGCTCGACACCTTGAAGCCTTCCGCCAGCAACCCTATTCGCATCGTGCGCATCTACGGCTCACCGGCCGACAACAACAGCGCCATGTTCAAGCAGGGCCAGGACAACGTGCTCGAAGCCGCGATCCAGGCTGGCCACGTGAGCGTGCTGTTCGAGGATTGGGCAAACGAGTGGAAGCCAACCAACGCAAAGAAGATCGTCAACGCTGCCCTGACGCAACACGGCTCGGATTTCGAGGCCGTGCTGGCGTCCAACGATGGCACTGCCGGTGGTGCGATCCAGGCGCTCTTGGAAGAGGGCCTTGCGGGCCAGATGCTCGTCACCGGGCAAGATGCCGACCTGGTGGCGGTGCAGCGCATCGCGCGCGGCACGCAGAGCATGACGATCTACAAGCCTCTCAAGACGCTCGCCCGCGGCGCGGCGGAGGTGGCCGTCAAGATGGCGACCCGAAAGCCCATCGTCGCTCGCCACGCGGTTTACAACGGCAAGATCGACGTGCCCGCCGTGCTGTTCCAGGTGGTCACGGTACGCAAAGGCAACCTGCTCGACACGGTAATCGCCGATGGCTTTCACCGTTACGACGACGTCTACGAAGGCGTTCCTGAGGCGGAGCGACCGCCGAGGCCCGCGGCAAAGCTGTGA
- a CDS encoding sugar ABC transporter ATP-binding protein: MSGRELAKEPTPALRAHKLSKRFPGVVALDEVSFELHEAEVHALCGENGAGKSTLIKVLSGIHPHGSYWGEVELWGEPVAFKSIRDAEEAGLSVICQELALVEDMSAAENIFLGREPLAARWARSWGLIDWKRMELEARALLERFGIDLDPGARVGDLGVGRQQLVEIAKALAKQARLLILDEPTAALTDHEVEILLEILRDLRRRGIPSIYISHKLDEVFALADRITVLRDGKSIATRRTQDTSISEVIRDMVGRPLEDVFSKRERHPGEERLRVRGLQVAEQPHAKARLRDISFEVRAGEVLGIGGLMGAGRSELLLHLFGAWGSCQAGRIELDGKSLQGHTPAESIRRGLVLVSEDRKRHGLVLGQSVAFNMSLSSLGSFVQRGLIAQTREHLTERQYVESLGIKTRDLDTTVGTLSGGNQQKVVLGKALMTEPKVVLLDEPSRGIDIGAKLELYELIQQLAERGVAVVLVSSELPELLGLSDRILMLAQGRIGGRFDRTEASQEALLSAAMGHSEDGTNR, translated from the coding sequence GTGAGCGGGCGAGAGTTGGCCAAGGAGCCCACCCCCGCCCTGCGCGCGCACAAGCTCAGCAAGCGCTTTCCCGGGGTAGTCGCACTGGACGAGGTGAGCTTCGAGCTGCACGAAGCCGAGGTGCACGCCCTGTGTGGCGAAAACGGTGCGGGCAAGAGCACGCTGATCAAAGTCCTGTCCGGCATCCATCCCCACGGCAGCTACTGGGGCGAAGTCGAGCTCTGGGGCGAGCCGGTGGCGTTCAAATCGATCCGCGACGCGGAAGAAGCCGGGCTGTCGGTGATCTGCCAGGAGCTGGCGCTGGTCGAAGACATGAGCGCCGCCGAGAACATCTTCCTCGGCCGAGAGCCCCTGGCAGCGCGCTGGGCTCGCAGCTGGGGTCTCATCGACTGGAAGCGCATGGAGCTCGAGGCTCGAGCCCTGCTCGAGCGGTTTGGAATCGACCTCGACCCAGGTGCTCGTGTTGGCGATCTGGGCGTGGGCCGGCAGCAGCTGGTGGAAATCGCCAAGGCGCTCGCCAAGCAGGCGCGGCTGCTGATTCTCGACGAGCCGACCGCCGCGCTCACCGATCACGAAGTCGAGATCCTGCTCGAGATCCTGCGGGACCTGCGCAGACGCGGCATTCCCAGCATCTACATCTCTCACAAGCTCGACGAGGTGTTCGCGCTCGCGGACCGCATCACCGTGTTGCGCGACGGTAAGAGCATCGCCACGCGACGGACCCAGGACACGAGCATTTCCGAGGTGATTCGTGACATGGTGGGCCGACCCTTGGAAGATGTGTTCAGCAAGCGCGAACGCCACCCGGGCGAGGAACGCCTGCGCGTGCGAGGGCTGCAGGTAGCCGAGCAACCTCATGCGAAGGCACGGCTGCGCGACATTTCGTTCGAGGTGCGCGCCGGGGAAGTGCTCGGGATCGGCGGGTTGATGGGGGCGGGGCGTAGCGAGCTGCTATTGCATCTCTTCGGTGCCTGGGGCTCTTGCCAGGCCGGTCGGATCGAGCTCGACGGTAAGAGCCTGCAGGGCCACACGCCTGCGGAGTCGATTCGTCGCGGCCTGGTGCTGGTCAGCGAAGACCGCAAGCGCCACGGGCTGGTGCTCGGACAATCGGTAGCCTTCAACATGTCGCTTTCGAGCCTCGGCTCCTTTGTTCAGCGCGGGCTCATTGCTCAAACACGAGAGCACTTGACGGAACGGCAATACGTGGAGTCGCTGGGCATCAAGACGCGAGACCTCGACACCACGGTCGGCACGCTTTCTGGAGGCAACCAGCAGAAGGTCGTTTTGGGCAAGGCCTTGATGACCGAACCCAAGGTCGTCTTGCTCGACGAGCCCAGCCGAGGCATCGACATCGGCGCCAAGCTCGAGCTCTACGAGCTGATCCAACAATTGGCCGAGCGGGGGGTGGCGGTGGTGCTCGTCTCCAGCGAGTTGCCTGAGCTGCTTGGCCTCAGCGATAGGATCCTGATGCTCGCGCAGGGCCGCATCGGAGGTAGGTTCGATCGCACCGAGGCAAGCCAAGAAGCACTGCTCTCGGCGGCCATGGGCCACTCGGAAGACGGAACCAACCGGTGA
- a CDS encoding ATPase: MNSADRPALSLRDVSMLIALTAIVAFFCLQGYLSTGRLDFISPRNLSLLSIELAVTAVLALGMLLVIVPGHIDLSAGSGVGLLGGLAAMLVMNPDGLVAHLLGQHSDAVLGHGLSAPVALVVATMAGVLLYAGMGALIVHQRIPAFIITLGGLLAFKGLHWKAIASATIPVVPGGQSNLFSSLTTYYLPAWASWVLLALVVGALGAGSLRAHLGRTREARSKKAGETAFLRVFVTGQLIALTILVTSQYRGLPLAAVILALTAAAIHVLTQHTPFGRYLYAIGGNEDAARISGVPIERVTVGAFTIMGLIVALTGFLQTAYAGSSTTTIGQLMELDAIAACVIGGTSLKGGRGSVVGVLFGALIMAALLNGMTLMAVSPENKFIARGLVLALAVWMDVTLSRRRA, from the coding sequence GTGAACAGCGCTGACCGCCCTGCCCTCTCCTTGCGCGACGTGTCCATGCTGATCGCGTTGACCGCGATCGTGGCGTTCTTTTGCTTGCAGGGCTACCTGAGCACCGGGCGTCTCGATTTCATCAGCCCGCGCAACCTCTCGCTGCTGTCGATCGAGCTCGCTGTGACTGCTGTCTTGGCCCTTGGCATGCTGCTTGTGATTGTGCCCGGGCACATCGATCTGTCGGCGGGCAGCGGCGTGGGCCTGCTGGGTGGGCTTGCGGCGATGCTGGTGATGAATCCGGATGGCCTGGTGGCGCATCTGCTCGGGCAGCACTCGGACGCTGTGCTGGGGCACGGCCTGAGCGCACCGGTCGCCCTGGTGGTTGCGACCATGGCGGGGGTGCTGCTCTACGCAGGCATGGGGGCGCTGATCGTGCACCAGCGTATTCCGGCGTTCATCATCACGCTCGGCGGGCTGCTCGCGTTCAAGGGACTGCACTGGAAGGCTATTGCCAGCGCCACCATCCCCGTGGTCCCGGGCGGACAGAGCAACCTGTTTTCGTCGTTGACCACGTATTATCTACCGGCGTGGGCAAGTTGGGTGCTGCTGGCGCTGGTCGTTGGGGCGCTTGGCGCGGGCTCGCTGCGCGCGCACTTGGGTCGAACGCGGGAAGCGCGCAGCAAGAAGGCCGGTGAAACGGCCTTCTTGCGCGTGTTCGTAACCGGGCAGCTGATCGCGCTCACGATCCTGGTCACCTCCCAGTATCGTGGGCTTCCGCTTGCGGCGGTTATCCTCGCGCTCACCGCCGCGGCGATCCATGTCCTGACCCAGCACACGCCGTTTGGCCGCTATCTGTATGCGATCGGGGGCAACGAGGACGCGGCGCGCATCAGCGGCGTGCCCATCGAGCGGGTCACGGTGGGTGCCTTCACCATCATGGGGCTGATCGTGGCATTGACGGGCTTCCTGCAAACCGCCTACGCGGGCTCCTCCACGACCACCATCGGCCAGCTCATGGAGCTCGACGCGATCGCGGCCTGTGTAATTGGCGGGACCAGCCTCAAAGGGGGGCGCGGCAGCGTGGTCGGCGTCCTGTTCGGCGCCCTTATCATGGCCGCGCTGCTCAACGGCATGACCTTGATGGCGGTATCACCAGAGAACAAGTTCATCGCCCGCGGCCTCGTGCTGGCCCTCGCGGTATGGATGGACGTCACGCTCAGCCGCAGGAGAGCATGA
- a CDS encoding cytochrome c, which yields MVLLGACGEPATPLREWTPEDHGQPSVPDPRRVASPSSDEPAQGGEARAVVALWNVSCAGCHGRQGDGRGEARPKGAELADFRTSGWQRARSDEQLAQVIRSGRGLMPAFGDRLNARGIAALVSHIRSLGRAGETAAAPALPEASDSEPARTP from the coding sequence ATGGTATTGCTTGGCGCTTGCGGTGAACCTGCCACACCGCTGAGGGAGTGGACACCCGAGGATCACGGCCAGCCTTCGGTGCCCGATCCACGACGCGTTGCGTCGCCCTCCAGCGACGAGCCCGCACAGGGAGGTGAAGCGCGAGCGGTGGTCGCACTCTGGAACGTCAGCTGCGCAGGTTGCCACGGCCGTCAGGGCGATGGGCGCGGCGAAGCCAGGCCAAAGGGCGCGGAGCTCGCGGACTTCAGGACGTCCGGGTGGCAGCGGGCCCGCAGCGACGAACAGCTGGCGCAGGTCATCCGTTCTGGCCGGGGCCTGATGCCGGCGTTCGGAGATCGTCTCAACGCGAGAGGGATCGCGGCGCTGGTGTCGCACATCCGTTCGCTGGGTCGCGCCGGGGAAACTGCAGCGGCTCCTGCGCTGCCCGAGGCGAGCGACTCGGAGCCTGCGAGGACTCCATGA
- a CDS encoding response regulator, which translates to MSEGRKKRIGAALAAGPSVLLVEADPDLQWRLARMLTLRGHRVVGTVSGDGASALMREWPVDVVLIADQLRDASGLEVARMLGQAYPDVPIVIMISQESPQLQLAAKLAGAVAVLIKPFRMEAFSQLLAGFSIAGKVPVPLR; encoded by the coding sequence TTGAGCGAGGGCCGAAAAAAACGAATCGGTGCCGCCCTGGCTGCAGGGCCGTCCGTGCTGCTGGTCGAAGCGGATCCGGACCTACAGTGGCGTCTGGCACGCATGCTCACGTTGCGCGGCCACCGCGTGGTGGGCACGGTGAGCGGCGACGGCGCGTCAGCGCTGATGCGGGAGTGGCCCGTCGATGTCGTGCTGATAGCCGACCAGCTGCGGGACGCCAGCGGGCTAGAGGTTGCGCGCATGCTGGGCCAAGCTTACCCCGATGTTCCAATCGTGATCATGATCTCGCAGGAATCGCCGCAGCTGCAGCTGGCCGCCAAGCTGGCGGGTGCGGTGGCGGTTCTGATCAAGCCCTTTAGAATGGAAGCGTTCAGCCAGCTTCTGGCCGGGTTCAGCATTGCAGGCAAGGTGCCCGTACCGCTTCGGTGA
- a CDS encoding protein kinase, with protein MDTLGDEQAEPQDWRPDELIPFGRYMLLDRIKVGATAAVYRAKVQGEAGFERIVAIKRILPQMAGDAEFVETFVREAKMAARLNHAGISSIYELGKVGESLYMAMEYVAGKDLAQVQKRLERTGELMPPAMVAWITSRVCEALDYAHNLTDAGGNPIGIVHRDLSPTNILVSYEGQVKIIDFGLAKASGRATHTNVDAFRSKLGYMSPEMVKGKTVDHRSDVFSVGISLYEMATSKRLFAGGDELSTLKAVGQAVLPPLSAAQHSPRIVLERYAQKSLALEPEKRWSSAGALNDALQGFLDEHDPRYSSRRLAEWMQQTFMQELESDQDRLTQLLDASRQPGIVEQRRHFFAMTGGVERPRAEPAVDRPTPEAEPMTERPQQTQEAPNAFADLAKELEFEDQSTERGAAELDPESFGERPAEEESLGDEGFYDSKLEAAEAGIEEQPEITVDAPEPAKSIAEPLLGGDLESPEPPEPQVEATAVPLPSPTNGEERPSDRFDEEPTNFYENMEFDQEETEVFFNTEEGIGLSGPVLKPLSLAPPAQPSSYRGPEAAQPPSPVASIADTLRPRATGRRALPVLWVLAAMVLGGAGYWLAQFLQAGTVSVSTEPEIHAEVLIDGIHVGTTPLDVQLKPGPHRVIIQTANHRSEHRIVASATGKTELTVNVSAR; from the coding sequence ATGGACACCCTCGGTGACGAGCAGGCTGAGCCTCAAGACTGGCGACCGGACGAGCTCATTCCATTCGGGCGCTACATGCTGCTTGACCGGATCAAGGTGGGGGCGACAGCAGCTGTCTATCGAGCCAAAGTACAGGGGGAAGCAGGGTTCGAGCGGATCGTAGCGATCAAGCGGATCCTGCCGCAGATGGCGGGCGACGCCGAGTTCGTAGAGACCTTCGTACGCGAAGCGAAGATGGCGGCCCGGCTGAATCACGCCGGCATCTCGTCCATCTACGAGCTCGGAAAGGTCGGGGAGTCGCTCTACATGGCCATGGAGTACGTGGCAGGCAAGGATCTCGCGCAAGTCCAGAAACGTCTGGAAAGAACGGGTGAGCTCATGCCGCCTGCGATGGTGGCTTGGATCACTTCCCGCGTTTGCGAGGCTCTCGACTACGCGCATAACCTCACGGACGCCGGCGGCAACCCGATCGGCATTGTCCACCGCGATCTGTCGCCGACCAACATCCTGGTTAGCTACGAAGGTCAGGTCAAGATCATCGATTTCGGGCTGGCCAAGGCGAGCGGGCGCGCAACGCACACCAACGTCGACGCCTTTCGTAGCAAGCTCGGTTACATGAGCCCCGAGATGGTGAAGGGCAAAACCGTCGATCACCGTTCCGACGTGTTCTCGGTCGGAATCTCGCTTTACGAGATGGCTACGAGCAAGCGCCTGTTTGCCGGCGGCGACGAGCTCTCAACGCTCAAGGCCGTGGGGCAGGCGGTGCTGCCCCCACTATCGGCGGCCCAGCACAGCCCGCGCATCGTGCTGGAGCGCTACGCACAGAAATCGCTGGCGCTCGAGCCCGAGAAACGTTGGTCCAGCGCCGGCGCGTTGAACGATGCGCTGCAGGGTTTTCTCGACGAGCACGATCCCCGCTATAGCTCACGACGCCTTGCGGAGTGGATGCAGCAAACGTTCATGCAAGAGCTTGAGAGCGACCAGGACCGCCTGACGCAGTTGCTCGATGCAAGCCGGCAGCCCGGTATCGTAGAACAACGCAGGCACTTCTTCGCCATGACGGGCGGTGTCGAACGGCCTCGAGCCGAGCCCGCGGTCGATAGGCCGACCCCCGAGGCCGAGCCCATGACCGAACGGCCGCAGCAAACCCAAGAGGCGCCCAATGCGTTCGCGGATCTTGCCAAGGAGCTCGAGTTCGAAGATCAGTCGACAGAGCGTGGCGCCGCCGAGCTGGATCCTGAGTCGTTTGGCGAACGCCCCGCCGAAGAGGAAAGCCTGGGCGATGAGGGCTTCTACGACAGCAAGCTGGAGGCTGCGGAAGCCGGCATCGAGGAACAGCCGGAGATCACCGTAGACGCTCCCGAGCCAGCCAAGAGCATCGCGGAGCCGTTGCTTGGTGGTGACCTCGAGAGTCCCGAGCCGCCTGAACCACAAGTCGAGGCCACGGCCGTGCCCTTGCCCTCGCCGACCAACGGGGAAGAGCGGCCGTCCGATCGCTTCGATGAAGAACCCACCAACTTCTACGAGAACATGGAATTCGATCAGGAGGAGACCGAAGTATTCTTCAACACCGAAGAAGGCATCGGTCTGAGCGGACCAGTCTTGAAGCCCCTGAGCCTGGCACCGCCCGCGCAGCCCTCGTCGTACCGCGGCCCGGAAGCCGCGCAGCCGCCGTCGCCGGTGGCCTCGATAGCTGACACCTTGCGCCCCAGGGCGACAGGCCGCCGAGCACTACCCGTGCTCTGGGTGCTTGCCGCCATGGTCTTGGGCGGCGCCGGCTACTGGCTTGCGCAGTTCCTTCAGGCGGGCACGGTCTCGGTCTCTACCGAACCAGAAATCCACGCCGAAGTGTTGATCGACGGAATCCATGTCGGAACCACGCCGCTCGACGTACAGTTGAAGCCGGGTCCCCATAGGGTAATCATCCAGACGGCCAACCACCGATCCGAGCACCGGATCGTGGCCTCCGCCACGGGCAAGACCGAGCTCACGGTCAACGTCTCAGCACGCTGA
- a CDS encoding TIGR04552 family protein — MNKVPTADAGLRPLEQLRLADLEAIRLVLRGGSIIDWHRLNFRSAEQAADFLRAQELYVELPEDMERARSVKDAAIRYLRRSFQFPIPKPVEALDPAGLLMLASSRGHRQLCACTILKVMHIIHHLEAHELLFMLPVSDQEVFYLVEEKVYRVIGGMLARGFPILEFVGGRKNKDSLYTKLLSKPETVAARIYDKLRFRVVTRSADDIFPTLEYLLRYVFPFNYVIPGQSTNTLFHFRAYCEERPHLSALLQKLQLSPDLEDQFTKMENRFSAPDYKVVHFVVDMPVRLPDKILKLAPPAARKLGPTIFVQTELQIIDRETEQANEASDASHSAYKERQKLAVMHRLKVGLEPPRSERRRQSTKRD, encoded by the coding sequence ATGAACAAGGTGCCCACCGCGGACGCGGGACTCCGACCGCTTGAGCAGCTAAGGCTTGCCGACCTCGAGGCGATCCGGCTGGTCCTGCGGGGCGGCTCGATCATCGACTGGCATCGCCTCAATTTCAGGAGCGCCGAGCAGGCTGCGGACTTCCTGCGCGCTCAAGAGCTGTACGTGGAGCTGCCCGAGGACATGGAGCGTGCCCGCAGCGTCAAGGATGCTGCAATCCGCTACCTTCGCAGGAGCTTCCAGTTTCCGATTCCCAAGCCGGTGGAAGCACTGGACCCCGCGGGCTTGCTCATGCTGGCATCCAGTCGTGGCCATCGCCAGCTGTGCGCGTGCACCATCCTGAAGGTAATGCACATCATCCACCACCTCGAGGCTCATGAGCTGCTCTTCATGCTGCCGGTTTCTGACCAGGAGGTTTTCTACCTGGTGGAGGAGAAGGTCTATCGCGTGATCGGAGGAATGCTCGCGCGGGGCTTCCCCATTCTGGAGTTCGTTGGGGGCCGCAAGAACAAGGACTCACTCTACACCAAGCTGCTTTCCAAGCCCGAGACGGTCGCGGCGCGCATCTACGACAAGCTGCGATTTCGAGTGGTGACGCGGTCCGCCGACGATATCTTTCCAACCTTGGAATACCTGCTGCGTTACGTTTTTCCGTTTAACTACGTCATTCCCGGCCAGTCCACCAACACGCTGTTCCACTTTCGCGCATACTGCGAGGAACGGCCGCACCTGTCCGCATTGCTCCAAAAGCTGCAGCTTTCGCCGGATCTCGAGGACCAGTTCACCAAGATGGAGAATCGGTTCAGCGCGCCTGACTACAAGGTTGTTCACTTCGTGGTCGACATGCCGGTGCGCTTGCCCGACAAGATCTTGAAGCTGGCACCGCCCGCGGCGCGCAAGCTCGGCCCCACGATCTTCGTGCAGACCGAGCTGCAGATCATCGATCGGGAGACCGAGCAAGCCAACGAGGCGAGCGATGCCAGCCACTCGGCCTACAAGGAGCGGCAGAAGCTCGCGGTCATGCATCGTCTAAAGGTCGGCTTGGAACCACCCCGCAGCGAGCGCCGCCGCCAGAGCACGAAACGGGATTAG